Proteins encoded by one window of Orbaceae bacterium BiB:
- the dnaN gene encoding DNA polymerase III subunit beta, translating to MKFIIDREKLIKPLQLVSAPLSSRPTLPILGNLLLQVNDNTLSMTGTDLEIEMISRLPLIESNEPGATTVPARKFLDICRSLPNDAKITITLDENRLAIQSGRSKFSLSTLPASDFPNLENWQYDVEFSIPQKTLKSLVDSVQFSMANQDVRYYLNGMLFETENGLLKTVATDGHRLAVCALPIGQEMSTTSSVIMPRKSVLELAKLSGESDELINIQIGNNNLRVNFNDLTFTSKLIDGRFPDYRKVLPRNPDKTLEASCDELKSALSRAAILSNEKFKGIRLYIHENQIKITANNPEQEEAEEIVDVKYSAEPLEIGFNVTYLLDVLNTIKCDTVRMLLSDSTSSVQIEDINEQSATYVVMPMRL from the coding sequence ATGAAATTTATTATTGACCGTGAAAAATTAATAAAGCCATTGCAATTAGTCAGTGCTCCGCTTAGTAGCCGCCCTACACTACCAATTTTGGGTAATTTACTATTGCAAGTTAATGATAATACTTTATCAATGACGGGAACCGATTTAGAAATTGAGATGATTTCTCGCTTACCATTAATTGAATCTAATGAACCAGGAGCAACAACTGTTCCTGCACGTAAATTTTTAGATATTTGTCGTAGCTTGCCCAATGATGCAAAAATAACGATTACATTAGATGAAAACCGTCTAGCAATTCAATCTGGCCGCAGTAAATTTTCATTATCAACATTACCGGCTAGTGATTTCCCTAATTTAGAAAATTGGCAATATGATGTGGAATTCTCTATTCCTCAAAAAACGCTAAAATCACTGGTTGATTCAGTACAGTTTTCAATGGCTAACCAGGATGTTCGTTACTATCTTAATGGTATGCTATTTGAAACTGAGAACGGTTTACTTAAAACCGTGGCAACCGATGGTCATCGATTAGCGGTATGTGCCTTACCTATTGGTCAAGAGATGTCGACAACCAGTTCCGTTATCATGCCAAGAAAAAGTGTTCTTGAACTGGCTAAGCTATCGGGTGAAAGCGATGAATTGATCAATATTCAGATCGGTAACAATAATTTGAGAGTCAATTTTAATGACTTAACATTTACTTCAAAATTAATTGATGGTCGTTTTCCTGATTATCGAAAAGTATTGCCACGCAATCCAGATAAAACATTAGAAGCATCATGTGATGAACTAAAAAGCGCATTATCTCGAGCAGCTATTTTATCTAATGAAAAATTTAAAGGAATTCGTCTCTATATTCATGAAAACCAAATTAAAATTACCGCCAACAATCCTGAACAGGAAGAAGCTGAAGAGATTGTCGACGTAAAATACAGTGCTGAACCATTAGAAATTGGCTTTAATGTTACATATTTACTTGATGTATTAAATACCATTAAATGTGATACAGTCAGAATGCTACTTTCTGATTCAACATCGAGTGTCCAAATAGAGGACATCAATGAACAATCTGCAACGTATGTTGTAATGCCTATGCGCTTATAA
- the recF gene encoding DNA replication/repair protein RecF — MTIAQLKIHDFRNIAFADILPSPNFNFIIGNNGSGKTSLLEAIYMLGHGKAFRHQLSSRIIQHNKSELVLFSKITSSTHNTHNVGLSKSRSGENKIKIDNDDGFKLADLAKLLPMQLITPEGFDLLTGGPKYRRAFIDWGCFHHYNEFILVWNNLRRLIKQRNALLKNVTSYNQLMPWDKELIPIANQVSQIRADYIQQIQDEIINTSHDFLPEYVIDCQFYQGWDHSVNYADLLVEHFQRDKLLNYTTIGPHKADLKLRVDNIPIEVLFSRGQLKLLMCALRLAQGEFYAQQKQQTCLYLLDDFASELDLTKRSLLAKRLKLTGSQVFISAVDQEQIQAMIDENDKIFYIKSGIISA, encoded by the coding sequence ATGACTATTGCCCAACTAAAAATCCACGATTTCCGTAATATTGCCTTTGCTGATATTTTGCCCTCACCAAACTTCAATTTTATTATTGGCAATAACGGTAGTGGTAAAACTAGCCTATTAGAAGCGATTTATATGCTTGGTCACGGTAAAGCATTTCGTCACCAACTCTCTAGTCGGATTATTCAACATAATAAGTCAGAATTAGTATTATTTAGTAAAATAACCTCATCTACACACAATACTCATAACGTTGGCTTATCGAAATCACGTAGTGGCGAAAATAAAATAAAAATTGATAATGATGACGGCTTTAAACTTGCTGATTTAGCAAAACTACTCCCGATGCAGCTGATCACACCCGAAGGCTTTGATCTATTAACTGGTGGACCGAAGTATCGCAGAGCATTTATCGATTGGGGTTGTTTTCATCATTATAATGAATTTATTTTGGTGTGGAATAATTTACGTCGCTTAATCAAGCAGCGTAATGCTTTACTCAAAAATGTCACGAGTTACAATCAATTAATGCCATGGGATAAAGAGCTAATCCCGATTGCTAATCAAGTCAGTCAAATTAGAGCGGATTATATACAACAGATTCAAGATGAAATCATCAATACAAGCCATGATTTTCTACCAGAATATGTCATAGATTGCCAATTTTACCAAGGTTGGGATCACTCAGTAAATTATGCAGACTTATTAGTTGAGCATTTTCAACGTGATAAATTGTTAAATTATACGACGATCGGACCACATAAAGCCGATCTAAAATTACGAGTTGATAATATTCCAATTGAGGTACTCTTCTCCCGAGGCCAATTAAAACTACTTATGTGTGCCTTACGATTGGCACAAGGTGAGTTTTATGCCCAGCAAAAACAGCAAACCTGTTTATATTTACTCGATGACTTTGCATCAGAGCTTGATTTAACCAAGCGTTCACTACTCGCTAAACGTTTAAAATTAACTGGTTCGCAAGTTTTTATTAGCGCAGTTGATCAAGAACAAATTCAAGCGATGATTGATGAAAATGATAAGATTTTTTACATAAAATCTGGTATAATTTCAGCATAA
- the dnaA gene encoding chromosomal replication initiator protein DnaA, which yields MSTTVWQTCLSNLQEELTATEFNLWIRPLQAEIDSDKLYLYAPNRFVLDWVKNKYLSKISLSLGQLLNTDSPKIYIKVGTPDKTPNNKQESVSSPEKEQVTIGSEPKWKTKKTTENIVYQSGINPKYTFESFVEGKSNQLANAAAKQVAENPGKSYNPLFIYGSTGLGKTHLLHSVGNQIIQNKKNAKVIYMHSERFVQDMVKALQNNAIDDFKNYYRSVDALLIDDIQFFANKERTQEEFFHTFNTLLEGNQQIILTSDRYPKEIDGVEDRLKSRFGWGLTIAVEPPELETRVAILMKKADENQIKLTEEVAFFIAKRLRSNVRELEGALNRVIANANFTGKTINIDFVKDALKDLLALQEKLITIENIQKTVAEYYKIKVSDLLSKRRSRSVARPRQIAMALAKELTNKSLPEIGDGFGGRDHTTVLHACRKIAELKEESNDIKEDYSNLIRTLST from the coding sequence GTGTCTACTACAGTCTGGCAAACATGCCTATCTAACTTACAAGAAGAGCTGACAGCGACAGAATTCAATCTATGGATTCGTCCACTACAAGCTGAAATAGACAGTGATAAACTTTATCTGTATGCGCCAAATCGTTTTGTATTAGATTGGGTTAAAAATAAATATTTATCCAAAATTTCACTATCATTAGGCCAATTGTTAAATACTGACTCGCCAAAAATTTATATTAAAGTCGGTACACCGGATAAAACGCCAAATAATAAACAAGAATCCGTATCATCACCGGAAAAAGAACAAGTCACGATTGGCAGTGAGCCAAAGTGGAAAACAAAAAAAACTACTGAAAATATTGTATATCAATCAGGTATTAATCCTAAATATACATTTGAAAGTTTTGTTGAAGGTAAATCAAACCAATTAGCAAATGCCGCAGCAAAACAAGTTGCTGAAAATCCTGGTAAATCTTATAACCCTCTGTTTATCTATGGGTCAACGGGACTGGGAAAAACGCATTTACTCCATTCAGTTGGTAATCAGATCATACAAAACAAAAAAAATGCCAAAGTCATTTATATGCATTCTGAGCGTTTCGTACAAGATATGGTCAAAGCATTACAAAATAATGCTATCGATGATTTTAAAAATTATTACCGCTCTGTTGATGCACTACTTATTGATGATATTCAATTTTTTGCAAATAAAGAACGTACTCAAGAAGAGTTTTTCCATACTTTCAATACACTATTAGAAGGTAATCAACAAATTATATTAACCTCTGATCGTTATCCCAAAGAGATTGACGGTGTTGAAGATCGTTTAAAATCACGATTTGGTTGGGGATTAACAATTGCCGTAGAACCTCCTGAGCTGGAAACCCGCGTCGCAATATTGATGAAAAAAGCGGATGAAAATCAAATAAAGCTTACAGAGGAGGTTGCTTTCTTTATTGCTAAGCGGTTACGTTCAAATGTGAGAGAACTAGAAGGTGCGTTGAACCGAGTTATTGCAAATGCTAATTTTACCGGTAAAACGATCAACATTGATTTTGTAAAAGATGCCTTAAAAGATCTACTAGCCTTACAAGAAAAACTGATTACGATTGAAAATATTCAGAAAACCGTTGCTGAATATTATAAAATAAAAGTATCAGATCTATTATCAAAAAGGCGTTCTCGTTCTGTCGCAAGACCAAGACAGATTGCGATGGCACTAGCCAAAGAGTTAACCAACAAAAGTCTGCCTGAAATTGGCGATGGCTTTGGTGGCCGAGATCATACAACGGTTTTACATGCGTGCCGTAAAATAGCGGAATTAAAGGAAGAGAGTAATGATATTAAAGAAGATTATTCGAATTTAATTCGTACACTTTCAACATAA